Genomic window (Tenuifilum sp. 4138str):
CATCCCTGTAATCGTGGTAAGTATTGCCAATGCCTACTTGGTATCCAACCGAAAATTTATCGTTACCCAAAGTTTTTGCTGCAAACCTTGCATCGGGTTTAACGCTATCAGTAGTTGAAAGCTGTAGGGTTGCATCGGCTACAAAGCTTGCAATCTTCGCCATTCCTTCATAGTCAAGCTTATCGGCATCGTCTTCGGGTTTATGGTAAGGCGAAACCGTAGAGGTAAACACATGCACGGCAGGTATTCCTATCTTCCCAAACGGTTGAGTGTCGGTTTGCATTTCAACACTTCGTCCCGATTTTTTCACTTGAATACCATGCTTTGAAGCCAACTGAACGAAAAAATCATCGCCATCGCTAAGCGTTTTATTCCCAACCAGGTCGATACCTCCATACTTTTGCAGCATCCCAACCATGTCGAGACTAAACATGAACTTTACCTTGTCGGTAGGGATAACCTTATTGTTTACAAGGTGGCTTGAACCTACTAATCCGGCCTCCTCCCCATCGAAAGCAATGATTATGACAGAGCGTTTAAGCTTATCGCGGTTAAGTACAAGCCAGCGCCCAATTTCGATAATTGAAGCAACCCCCGAGGCGTTATCGTCAGCTCCATTGTAAACCACTTTTTCGCCGTTTACTATTTTATAGGCCACATGGTCGTAATGCGCTCCAAGTACTATGTATTCATTTTTTAGAACCGGATCATTGCCCTCTACCCAACCAATAATATTTGCCCCT
Coding sequences:
- a CDS encoding M28 family peptidase; protein product: MNRITVIASALATFYCSVLSFAQQVDSNLLKGHVYYLASDSLMGRGFGTEGGRMAAKYITDKFKEVGLTPWQGQYLHSFISSSMMLKTEGANIIGWVEGNDPVLKNEYIVLGAHYDHVAYKIVNGEKVVYNGADDNASGVASIIEIGRWLVLNRDKLKRSVIIIAFDGEEAGLVGSSHLVNNKVIPTDKVKFMFSLDMVGMLQKYGGIDLVGNKTLSDGDDFFVQLASKHGIQVKKSGRSVEMQTDTQPFGKIGIPAVHVFTSTVSPYHKPEDDADKLDYEGMAKIASFVADATLQLSTTDSVKPDARFAAKTLGNDKFSVGYQVGIGNTYHDYRDEFYNSKEDFSFNTGLSFTIGLSRYIDLQVGALYQTTGTEHRYGHFRTHEVMAPASILLYMGGKRKQMLSPNLYFIGGGYYSYRFSGKVGNGSFDMDNYIQKDNYGFQVGVGFSIMNVNFQFVRQVAVLSLEQDGNVIPSTQMFSLGFRF